DNA from Alnus glutinosa chromosome 2, dhAlnGlut1.1, whole genome shotgun sequence:
aattgcAGGGGGTTAAGGAATTTAGTGAAAATGCAATTGAAATGTTTAGGCCAATACCTCAGTTCACTGATGATAATAGAGGCACTCCATCAAATAAGGATGGTATTTTTGAATTCAGAAGAAGCGACTCTGATATCAATCAGAAATCTGGTGAAAGATATCGATCTTTTCTAGAGGAATCCATATCTTTGCTATCTTCTAAACAACAACAATCATTTGTGAATACTCCTAATTCAGCCAAACATATGGGGATTGTGACTCCTTCCTCAAAACTGCCAGGTTTCTTTTCAAGTAAGGAAAGCATTAGACATGGTGAGAGTTTGTCTTCCCTTCAGAAAAGCATTTCCAAGTTTAAAATTCCCGAGCCTTCTCCCAGTTCCTCTACTCTCAAAGAGGGAATTGAGAAATTGAAGCGCAGATTATCAAATTATTCTTCCATGCCTTCCTCCTTCAATACTGTTCTGGCTGGAAATAGCAAAGATCCTCAGGAAGGACATGCGGATACCCACATTGCTCATTTAGAGGAGCACTTGTGCACTGCTGATttgaagaatgaagaaaaaaatttgattaacATAGATGGTGATGGAATAGAGACCCCCAAAAACATTGGTAACCTGAGCCAAAATGAAGTGATCTTGGGCTTTGCAAAAGATGGGGAATCTCCAAATCACACGTCTCTGGGCCTTGTTTCTAAGTATAAGAAGCCAATGACAGCAGCGGGTTCACCTTCTCAGTTCACTCGGTCAGGATCGAAACTGGTTCAGAATTTCTCAATGTCAGAAAATCCCACAGAAGGGACTTTGGTTACTTCTGGAACTGATTCCTCATCAGTTGAGATCACACTTGATtacaggaaaaacaaaaaagtagcTGGTATGCCTGATAACTTTGTTTCATCTCCTGTGAAAGGTCAGGACTTATCAGCATGCATGGAATATCAAGATTGTGTCTCCCGTGATTTGAAACAGCTGGGTCAATATAATAAACTTTTTTCTGGTTCGGGGCAAGGTGGAGATTCAATTCAACATGTTAACGGTGATAGCCATTCTAGTTTGGTAGCTGACAAACTGGATTCGTTGCTTTCTGAAATGAGAGCAGAGTCTGATGCATCCTTCTTGAGGACTAACCATGTCAAAGAGTTTGGCAAAGTAGAAAGGGTCCTTGATAATAACATCGGTCATCTTTGCAATGAATCTGAAAAGTTTATAAATATCCAAAGCCCTTTGAGGGACAAGGTCACTATGAATTTTCAGTTTGAAAGCACTGATAAGAACCTTCAAGCGGGAGCAGACCCTCGCCAGTTCAAACTGTATTCCCCTAGAAGGAAAAATGAGCCTTCTCTTGAAAAGGTCAGTCTTTCTGTATATTCACTCGCACTTTCATAGACATGCACatgcacatatatattttggttgTATGTTGTAACTGCACGCAGCTTCACACATGGGCATATCAACTCTGATCTTATTAGACTGGCTTATAGACAAATACCTACTCAAATTTCAATTGCCTTGTACATTACTGTGGTGAAATTACTAGGATGTTTCTTTATGTGAacggtgttattttttttacatatattcCTACATAAATACTTGCAAAATGTGACATTGATTTTGGTGCTTAGAGCCCATCCAAGAAAGATCTGGCCCATAGTCTTACCTTGAAAGAGTCAGCTCAGAGCTCCTACAGGAAAAGGCCGACTTGGAGTCCCACCAGCAAAGAGTCAACTCCAAGCCCCTCTAGGCAAGACCCATCAAGTGCATCACACAATTACGTGATGCCACCTTTTGTTGGGAAAGTTGTACTATCCCCCAGGTCCAGTTCAAGTAGACGTGATAATAACTTTCATGATGAAGTTCATATTTCACAGAGTCCTTTTCCTGCACAAGATATTGATATTTATTCTGGACGGAAAAGAAGAAATGTTGAAACAGCTTTTGGAGATGGAGACCATATAGACAAGTTAACAAAAATACAGAGAAGTCCAAAAGGTGATAAAAGTGGGGGTCATAATTTAGAGTTCATGTTGGAACATGCTAATGAAGTTAACAATGAAGGAGAGACGATTGGAGATGACAAAACTCGGATGCATTGGGCTGATGTAAGTTTACCACTTTTGCTTTTTTGTATGTTATTTAACTGCATAGCAGTTTTGCTGATGGCctgtaaaattttcaaatcctTGGTATTACTTTTAACTTTGGAACTCATCTTGCAGATTTTAGTAAAATTCTTGGGTGATACAAAACAACTGCTTTCTGGATCTATTGATAACCTAAATTTAAAGGCGGTATATTCCCTTCTGTTCTCTGTTCCTTATAACAGAACTTAGATATGGGATGTGGAATTAGATAACCATGATCATTGATTTAATTTAGCTTTTCTACTTTTCCTTTTGCTCACATTCTTTTCCATGTATAGATTTGGTTGCTGGAAGATTTTGTGGCTCGCCTATTGAAGGTTAAAAAATATGAGATACTTTGTTCTGAAATCCAGTCTCAGGTTTGTTAAAGATACAATATCATACTTTATGAACATATTAACATGTTACTGCTTTACAAGTACATCACCTCCTTGGACACTAAGCTTTTGCTAACCCTGTTCTTGTATTCGCCTTCTACAGGGGAAAGTTGACCCCTTCAGTAGTGTTAGACATAAAAGGTGGTTTCATATTATGAAAGTACCGTGGATGTAGATGAAATTGGTTCTTATAAATGTTCAAGAAATGGTTTAGCATATCAAGTTCTGACATTGGTGAGTTTATCCACTGCAGAGTAGCCGAAACAAGATTGTTGCTGTATGAAATTGCATATAAAAAGGCAAACCTGCAATTAATGGGTTTGAAGCGCGACATATTGCTGGTACATTATTCCTCTCATGTGTTTTCCTTTTTGTAGACATGCATACAGTTTGTCATCTCTGCCCTTACACTTGCATGCAGAAAAGAGTACAGCGATTGAGCTCTGGAATTCAGGAGTGTCGAGTGTTGAAGTTGAAAATTGAACAT
Protein-coding regions in this window:
- the LOC133861603 gene encoding uncharacterized protein LOC133861603 yields the protein MASEEPGNTETEGEVDTVVFKKKRANRRVSFADVEITSVHIFNRDDDFSEDQPATPNSSHCGPDRELLGFFRDLADSDDSPPNPELDDPPNSFLRPIGSPSPGSSTVGSASAASNDDEDNFFGPVSANFIRPGRLSDSGASDDITMDSTAFSMHFRSLARSDSGGGGDLKTPTMSTAHRLLAFEDSATTPSHNATSTDSASFMVLTKAKKSMVPVDKVSSAGVGGNDSNDMSIVGENARSYDYGRISPRLDALLAEGSNILNSISIDSKCIMASEDMHEMPAEAVSLPRTKMSEASGGSTDIPVDQITYDHQIQTPKQLIEGVKEFSENAIEMFRPIPQFTDDNRGTPSNKDGIFEFRRSDSDINQKSGERYRSFLEESISLLSSKQQQSFVNTPNSAKHMGIVTPSSKLPGFFSSKESIRHGESLSSLQKSISKFKIPEPSPSSSTLKEGIEKLKRRLSNYSSMPSSFNTVLAGNSKDPQEGHADTHIAHLEEHLCTADLKNEEKNLINIDGDGIETPKNIGNLSQNEVILGFAKDGESPNHTSLGLVSKYKKPMTAAGSPSQFTRSGSKLVQNFSMSENPTEGTLVTSGTDSSSVEITLDYRKNKKVAGMPDNFVSSPVKGQDLSACMEYQDCVSRDLKQLGQYNKLFSGSGQGGDSIQHVNGDSHSSLVADKLDSLLSEMRAESDASFLRTNHVKEFGKVERVLDNNIGHLCNESEKFINIQSPLRDKVTMNFQFESTDKNLQAGADPRQFKLYSPRRKNEPSLEKSPSKKDLAHSLTLKESAQSSYRKRPTWSPTSKESTPSPSRQDPSSASHNYVMPPFVGKVVLSPRSSSSRRDNNFHDEVHISQSPFPAQDIDIYSGRKRRNVETAFGDGDHIDKLTKIQRSPKGDKSGGHNLEFMLEHANEVNNEGETIGDDKTRMHWADILVKFLGDTKQLLSGSIDNLNLKAIWLLEDFVARLLKVKKYEILCSEIQSQGKVDPFSSVRHKRVAETRLLLYEIAYKKANLQLMGLKRDILLKRVQRLSSGIQECRVLKLKIEHLSKYGAGDAQIDNSLHQTSLVNFEGMHEACCDEVATRRQEFEDLDRKIESLCKSFHSNCRTKGEPNCANTLALVHDQLKNRMCCRFIRQDLQLWEVDDFERRNGHYDILLNYQGYISQRFTVNTGPLSSIIISNKLNDINILKNFPNMDVGIAFSFLVNAETTKKYVGSRCLAQETQISTSLLSNLLDVVEEVQLTQIEIRNLVQTGFHSPSVNQLDLQLCFIEFYSGGKVTLTLDMTCLNRGVYPSEILPNEIQAATAGPEKSWPQSIIAEIRAAAENLTTGYSRIMRLCRSVSEVVQASSRCMVPGGV